In Triticum aestivum cultivar Chinese Spring chromosome 5B, IWGSC CS RefSeq v2.1, whole genome shotgun sequence, the following proteins share a genomic window:
- the LOC123113948 gene encoding SCAR-like protein 1 translates to MIRYQVRNEYGLADPALYAPEEEDDPEALLEGVAMAGLVGLLRQLGDLAEFAAEIFHDLHEDVMATASRGHGLMLRLQQLEAEFPAVEKAIIAQTDHSTYLHDDGIEWHSNLQLNQNLITIGDMPRFILDSYEECRGPPHLFTLDKFDVAGAGASLKRYSDPSFFKMGQTSNMIELDYLREKKPRRIKKKAMRRKGETLESLLIANSESQITSSKDRSSRKVPPRTTKLKSRHLRDSYNKTISRICREQLQEVISSQQKILSNYSARNFHAKFRSTDSSEIISSFGELDNFSAPAQSFTKHELTKVVPVDESDTLVTASAPINGPIHLEVDDGQFLATQQEHFEMEQICKGCPLQLVQEEKLQLAVVPVYHDNDPCRPDDIGSDQDKFIDTLNTESEGEADHSMKSQKNLSAEMEVDNLNCDGKEAESVLDVQFSELGPAEDQSSGLSNPCNDTEPTRADSFLLSDSSPSAVSDTKDTDSDSDSCKQLSGDNWINDKESCNDVDLMDVSSSSSVTSDDNGNFETDTNLNGCVQNQEVSFLPSNDYHAGAIPSSEKQLSQTSSGLDGLASISSDYHEIAYRSAEDGQNNVVYGTSTISGQPNDVSHAGGEVEVPHADDLLLQSSTHNQEQIQSSKEPFEECTSLATVVQETDTKVASLPDMDPVVHMNDLEFNNVALPAEIDTSTTQTSLDPDVTHKHSDRLDSGVIPIHSITSDNPSYESDHGELVEELHCLPDEDLYKHITEDQEIAALEKGPCSVRLDTHKEDSMQASVVPMHFSSIQAIPGLAESVPTFQDDTEAHTSKMLEQSPRVLNDDTKSSLIDVPSASSTAPILDTIKSCMEYHESIETVKNVEHSEVLVDAEVVEESTTSRLDDDMIPSEEEHTDGAKHTEKAEVDAEVVEESTTGRFNDDMTPSEEEHTDGAKHTEKAEVLPTNSSHDIPLQSSPFREDIEAVEATCENLGSLEDSRGHIFRESMLQTANLPQPIEIETSGGTLGGSDDILYVPRSHFPEDSCQEELPEETTLVAEEVPCQSDLDKDVTVSPNSNMVWEQLSDVDQDLVRELSGQDSFGTNPFVDPGYMVSSTDPLPSMSYQPCCSEEEDDFLSELLIQQCNIQAKENLYPLDDSLWEPATPPDEAPLPSEVMIEQDFRSLCHEYHEIDFTADTKGFDYKPSSDSNDIANDCVVSVSDSPSSVSVLSAELDQEVVCSKPDSQLAECSSARDITGETTVPLSAMKVPDGEKQAVDSDLRSHESFGDEKNLELDIFSIPVKSEQEQRPLPEVVPLKEEQDPCANLPPHAFINEKVGELDAHSSNLPVEPLVGARGLDELDVLPLRKPIPTQESDSRVLDGPNSQSVPSSSTDKAVDDLDVPPLRIALEAEESEDQFTGENDSQIATSYVCEKTEEPAGPPSNAVVEKEAEVCAPSELDSQIASCSLPNKKIDELDCPPLSGSALIENESEDHISGVPDSQIAPYSSVNDKIVGPGASTSVNDTEAGWETCPSPELDPQFAPCPLSDYNVGRLDGTPSRNVQVEAHNGPYYSPEFDTRIAPYSSVNDKIDVPGAATSVHDMEVEQGWEACASPELDSQIATCPVSEDRVGQLDGSSSCNVQVEAAQIAPYSSVNDRIDVPGASTSIHDMEVEQGWEVCASPELDFQTAPCPMSEDRVGQLDGSSSCNVQVEAENASYCSPESDSRIAPGSLNSSALAERSTVAFTSGMHSTKEIDRVLPVPPHPEPFQSVCSEDPQKLPPLPPLQWRLGRPRLGLLSKKDRVPESASSTTSILPVSSQDMDNGLVSLDRMAEPIASVSSQDIKERYQNSVVDNSDQRVESGLPGEHDRPFSEACGNIKHQGHITSSPSEAEEHLNDSGATAHVINQQDRQQHLLCSDISDIPEHLSSTDPAASEDDKTVDDHNAARNVHFHKVSSSTPGHVSKNGSCQQSQHGESLSGTPDNEEHSSNASDEEKNLKDQSITRGLPLDTTKHTASGSVLEEGTQESQLPEQDADNLKGGLSEGQSHTAESMVSEDYPHGDHNLDTESILQPNPSWPSNISKYLGDFDEGGYAHAEQPPVMGWTVGPQMLHPNYGISTEGSRFEPEVTDYRLTRKPVSVRNIPRNPLVDAVAAHDRSTMRKVSELAPATDKPNTNDKNLWLEQIRNKVGELAPTADKPNANDKNLWLEQIRNKTFDLKPVGSAIPTSIRAPARASSGNLRVAAIIEKANAIRQAVGSDDEDDDNWSDT, encoded by the exons ATGATACGGTACCAGGTGCGGAACGAGTACGGGCTGGCGGATCCGGCGCTGtacgcgccggaggaggaggatgacCCCGAGGCGCTGCTCGAGGGCGTCGCCATGGCCGGCCTCGTCGGCCTGCTCCGCCAGCTCGGGGATCTCGCCGA GTTCGCCGCAGAAATATTTCATGACCTGCATGAAGATGTGATGGCCACTGCTTCTAGAGGGCATGGTTTGATGCTTAGATTGCAGCAGCTAGAGGCAGAATTTCCTGCAGTGGAGAAGGCAATCATAGCACAGACCGACCATTCAACTTACCTACATGATGATG GTATTGAGTGGCATTCAAATCTGCAGCTTAATCAGAATTTGATCACAATAGGAGATATGCCTCGTTTCATTTTGGATTCATATGAAGAATGTCGTGGTCCACCACATTTATTCACGTTGGATAA GTTCGATGTTGCTGGTGCTGGGGCCTCCTTAAAACGATATTCAGACCCATCTTTCTTTAAGATGGGACAGACCTCCAACATGATTGAGCTGGATTACTTAAGAGAGAAGAAGCCCCGTAGGATAAAG AAAAAGGCTATGCGAAGGAAAGGGGAAACACTCGAATCATTGCTTATTGCGAACTCTGA GTCTCAAATTACGTCATCAAAGGATCGATCTTCTAGAAAAGTTCCACCAAGGACAACAAAACTGAAATCCAGGCATTTACGGGATTCTTACAATAAAACTATAAGCAGAATCTGCAGGGAACAATTGCAAGAAGTAATTTCATCACAACAGAAGATCTTGTCAAATTATTCTGCAAGGAACTTCCATGCAAAATTTAGGTCAACTGACTCAAGTGAAATTATATCTTCATTTGGAGAATTAGACAATTTCAGTGCCCCTGCTCAGTCTTTTACTAAACATGAACTGACGAAGGTTGTCCCAGTAGACGAATCTGATACTTTGGTGACTGCATCTGCACCCATTAATGGGCCGATTCATCTTGAGGTAGATGATGGTCAATTTCTGGCAACACAACAGGAACATTTCGAAATGGAACAGATCTGCAAGGGATGTCCATTGCAGTTAGTGCAGGAAGAGAAACTTCAATTGGCTGTAGTTCCTGTTTACCATGACAATGATCCCTGCAGGCCTGATGATATTGGTAGTGATCAAGACAAGTTTATTGACACCCTTAATACAGAATCAGAAGGTGAAGCCGATCATAGCATGAAAAGTCAAAAGAATCTCAGTGCCGAAATGGAAGTGGATAATTTGAACTGTGATGGCAAGGAAGCTGAAAGTGTGCTGGATGTACAGTTTTCAGAACTAGGTCCTGCGGAAGACCAGTCATCAGGGTTGAGCAATCCATGCAATGACACAGAACCAACCCGTGCAGACTCATTTCTGCTAAGTGACTCTTCTCCTTCTGCAGTGTCAGACACAAAAGATACAGACTCTGATTCAGATTCTTGCAAACAATTGAGTGGTGATAATTGGATCAACGACAAAGAATCTTGTAACGATGTTGATCTaatggatgtcagctcatcatccAGTGTGACCTCTGATGACAATGGTAACTTTGAAACTGACACTAATCTCAATGGCTGTGTACAAAACCAGGAGGTGTCTTTTCTCCCTTCCAACGATTATCATGCTGGTGCTATCCCTAGTTCTGAAAAACAGTTATCCCAGACATCTAGTGGCTTGGATG GTTTGGCTAGCATTAGCAGTGATTACCACGAAATAGCATATCGCTCAGCGGAGGATGGCCAAAATAATGTGGTATATGGTACTTCTACGATATCTGGACAACCCAATGATGTTTCACATGCTGGTGGAGAAGTTGAAGTTCCACATGCTGATGATTTGTTACTTCAGAGTAGCacacacaatcaagaacaaatacagTCGTCCAAGGAACCGTTTGAAGAATGCACATCTCTAGCTACAGTTGTCCAAGAAACAGATACCAAAGTTGCATCACTGCCAGACATGGATCCTGTTGTGCACATGAATGACTTGGAGTTCAACAATGTTGCGCTTCCTGCAGAAATTGATACGAGTACAACACAAACTAGTTTGGATCCTGATGTTACCCACAAGCATTCTGACA GGCTTGATTCAGGAGTTATACCTATTCATTCAATCACATCGGATAATCCATCATATGAATCAGATCACGGTGAACTGGTTGAAGAATTACACTGTTTACCAGATGAAGATCTATATAAGCATATCACAGAGGATCAAGAAATAGCTGCACTGGAAAAAGGGCCCTGTTCAGTTAGGCTTGACACACACAAAGAAGATTCTATGCAGGCGTCTGTTGTGCCCATGCACTTCTCTAGTATTCAGGCGATCCCAGGACTTGCTGAATCTGTACCTACTTTTCAAGATGACACAGAAGCTCATACAAGCAAGATGCTGGAACAATCTCCACGAGTATTGAATGATGATACAAAATCATCGTTGATTGATGTCCCATCAGCTTCTAGTACTGCCCCTATACTTGATACAATCAAGTCCTGCATGGAATACCATGAATCCATTGAAACGGTAAAAAATGTGGAGCACAGTGAAGTTCTGGTTGATGCTGAGGTTGTAGAAGAATCGACTACCAGCAGGTTGGATGATGACATGATACCTTCTGAAGAGGAGCATACTGATGGGGCCAAACATACCGAGAAAGCAGAGGTTGATGCCGAGGTTGTAGAAGAATCGACTACCGGCAGGTTTAATGATGACATGACACCTTCTGAAGAGGAGCATACTGATGGTGCCAAACATACCGAGAAAGCAGAGGTTCTGCCTACAAATTCTAGTCATGATATACCATTGCAATCCAGTCCTTTCAGGGAAGACATTGAAGCAGTTGAAGCTACCTGTGAAAACCTTGGATCACTAGAAGATTCAAGAGGACATATCTTTAGAGAAAGTATGCTGCAGACAGCCAATCTTCCACAGCCTATTGAAATAGAAACGTCAGGCGGAACACTGGGTGGCAGTGATGATATTCTATATGTTCCACGATCGCATTTTCCAGAAGATTCTTGTCAAGAGGAATTACCAGAAGAAACCACTCTAGTTGCTGAAGAAGTTCCATGTCAGAGTGATTTGGACAAGGATGTTACAGTAAGCCCTAACAGTAACATGGTGTGGGAGCAACTATCAGATGTCGATCAAGACTTGGTGAGGGAGTTATCTGGTCAAGATTCTTTTGGCACAAACCCATTCGTCGATCCTGGGTACATGGTGAGCTCTACTGATCCTTTGCCCAGTATGAGCTATCAACCATGTTGCTCTGAAGAGGAAGATGATTTTCTCTCAGAACTTCTAATCCAGCAGTGTAACATTCAAGCAAAAGAGAACCTGTATCCACTTGATGATTCTCTTTGGGAACCTGCAACTCCACCTGATGAAGCACCATTACCGTCAGAAGTCATGATTGAACAGGACTTCAGATCCTTGTGCCATGAATACCATGAGATTGATTTTACTGCTGACACAAAAGGCTTTGATTATAAACCATCCTCAGATTCTAACGATATTGCAAATGATTGTGTGGTCAGTGTATCGGATTCCCCTAGTTCTGTCTCTGTGCTGTCAGCGGAATTAGACCAGGAAGTGGTTTGTTCTAAGCCGGATTCTCAACTTGCTGAATGTTCATCTGCCAGGGATATAACAGGCGAGACAACCGTGCCCTTATCCGCCATGAAAGTTCCTGATGGTGAGAAACAGGCAGTGGATTCTGACTTGAGATCTCACGAGTCTTTCGGCGATGAGAAAAATCTTGAACTGGATATCTTTTCCATTCCAGTGAAATCAGAGCAGGAACAACGTCCCTTGCCTGAGGTTGTTCCACTGAAAGAAGAGCAGGACCCCTGTGCTAACCTTCCTCCACATGCTTTTATAAATGAAAAGGTAGGTGAATTGGATGCTCACTCGAGTAACTTGCCAGTGGAACCGTTGGTAGGAGCACGTGGCTTGGATGAACTGGATGTCCTTCCTTTAAGGAAACCTATTCCAACCCAGGAATCAGACTCACGTGTCTTAGATGGACCTAACTCTCAAAGTGTTCCATCTTCCTCAACGGATAAGGCGGTTGACGATCTAGATGTCCCTCCTCTGAGGATTGCTCTTGAAGCTGAGGAGTCAGAAGACCAGTTTACAGGTGAAAATGATTCTCAGATTGCTACATCTTACGTTTGTGAGAAGACTGAAGAACCTGCTGGCCCTCCAAGCAATGCTGTTGTTGAAAAGGAGGCAGAAGTTTGTGCTCCAAGTGAACTTGATTCTCAAATTGCTTCATGTTCTCTGCCTAACAAGAAAATAGACGAACTAGATTGTCCTCCTTTGAGTGGTTCTGCATTGATAGAAAATGAGTCGGAAGATCATATCTCTGGTGTTCCTGATTCTCAAATTGCTCCATATTCTTCAGTAAATGATAAGATTGTTGGACCAGGTGCTTCTACATCAGTAAATGATACAGAGGCAGGGTGGGAAACTTGTCCGTCTCCTGAATTGGATCCTCAGTTTGCTCCATGTCCCTTAAGTGATTACAATGTTGGTAGACTAGACGGGACTCCATCACGCAATGTCCAAGTGGAAGCACATAATGGACCCTATTACTCACCTGAATTTGATACCCGAATTGCTCCATATTCTTCAGTAAATGATAAGATTGATGTACCAGGTGCTGCTACATCAGTACATGATATGGAGGTAGAGCAAGGGTGGGAAGCATGCGCATCCCCAGAATTGGATTCTCAAATTGCTACGTGCCCGGTGAGTGAGGACAGGGTTGGTCAACTAGATGGATCTTCGTCATGCAATGTCCAAGTGGAAGCAGCCCAAATTGCTCCATATTCTTCAGTAAATGATAGGATCGATGTACCAGGTGCTTCCACATCAATACATGATATGGAGGTAGAGCAAGGGTGGGAAGTATGTGCATCCCCTGAATTGGATTTTCAAACTGCTCCGTGCCCCATGAGTGAGGACAGGGTTGGTCAACTAGATGGATCTTCGTCATGCAATGTCCAAGTGGAAGCAGAGAATGCATCCTATTGCTCACCTGAATCTGATTCCCGAATTGCACCGGGTTCTTTGAATTCTAGCGCGCTAGCTGAGAGATCAACAGTGGCTTTTACTTCTGGCATGCATAGTACCAAGGAAATCGATCGGGTTTTACCTGTTCCACCACATCCTGAACCGTTTCAAAGTGTGTGCAGTGAAGATCCTCAGAAGCtaccccctcttccccctcttcaGTGGAGGCTTGGAAGGCCTCGTTTGGGACTTCTGAGTAAAAAAGACCGTGTGCCTGAGTCTGCAAGCAGTACAACTTCTATTTTGCCTGTATCGAGTCAAGATATGGATAATGGCCTGGTTTCACTTGACAGAATGGCAGAACCAATAGCGTCAGTTTCCTCTCAAGATATCAAAGAGAGGTATCAGAATTCTGTGGTGGACAATAGTGATCAAAGGGTAGAATCTGGATTGCCAGGGGAACATGACAGGCCATTTTCAGAGGCTTGTGGGAACATCAAGCATCAGGGGCATATCACTTCATCACCATCGGAGGCTGAAGAACATCTGAATGACAGTGGGGCCACTGCACATGTAATTAACCAGCAAGATCGTCAACAGCACCTCTTGTGTTCAGATATTTCAGACATCCCTGAGCATCTCAGTTCTACAGATCCAGCTGCATCTGAGGATGACAAAACGGTGGATGATCACAATGCTGCACGTAACGTGCATTTCCACAAAGTGAGCTCTTCAACACCAGGGCATGTTTCCAAAAATGGTAGTTGCCAGCAATCTCAGCACGGTGAATCATTATCAGGGACTCCAGACAATGAGGAGCATAGTTCAAATGCATCAGATGAGGAGAAGAATCTGAAAGACCAGTCAATCACAAGAGGATTACCTTTAGACACAACAAAACATACTGCATCAGGCTCAGTGTTAGAAGAAGGCACCCAGGAGAGTCAGTTACCGGAACAAGATGCGGATAACCTCAAGGGTGGTCTGTCTGAAGGCCAGTCACATACTGCAGAATCAATGGTATCTGAAGATTATCCCCATGGTGATCATAATTTGGACACAGAGAGTATACTTCAGCCGAACCCGTCGTGGCCTAGCAATATAAGTAAATATCTTGGTGACTTTGATGAAGGCGGCTATGCACACGCTGAGCAGCCACCAGTGATGGGATGGACTGTTGGACCTCAGATGCTTCATCCTAATTATGGAATATCAACGGAAGGGAGCAGATTTGAACCCGAGGTCACAGATTATCGGTTAACCAGAAAGCCAGTTTCAGTGAGAAATATCCCAAGAAATCCACTTGTTGATGCTGTTGCTGCTCATGATCGAAGCACG ATGCGCAAGGTTTCAGAACTTGCTCCCGCCACAGATAAGCCAAACACCAATGATAAAAACTTGTGGCTAGAGCAGATAAGGAACAAGGTTGGAGAACTTGCCCCCACCGCAGATAAGCCAAATGCCAATGATAAAAACTTGTGGCTTGAGCAAATAAGGAACAAG ACCTTTGACCTGAAACCAGTGGGTTCTGCTATACCAACATCTATTAGAGCCCCTGCTAGAGCCTCTAGTGGAAACCTGAGAGTTGCTGCAATAATAGAGAAAGCGAATGCCATACGCCAG GCGGTGGGAAgtgacgacgaagacgacgataATTGGAGCGACACATAG
- the LOC123113949 gene encoding CASP-like protein 4B3 has translation MSSTPASSEPHDAPAADSSVPASRSIAERWKMEAAPVRARLLLRAFAWLFSLLALVVMATDVHGRGGAQDFSTYPEYNYCLGMSIIALLYATAQLLRDAHRLSSGRDLVAGRKAAAVLDFAGDQVVAYSLISGLSAAAPVTDYMRQAADNLFNDSAAAAISLAFFAFLAIGLSALISGYNLSLEALV, from the exons ATGTCGTCCACCCCAGCCAGCAGCGAGCCCCATGACGCGCCGGCCGCCGACAGCAGCGTGCCGGCGTCGAGGTCGATCGCGGAGCGGTGGAAGATGGAGGCGGCGCCGGTGCGGGCGCGGCTGCTGCTCCGGGCCTTCGCGTGGCTCTTCTCCCTGCTGGCCCTCGTCGTCATGGCCACCGACGTGCACGGCCGCGGCGGCGCCCAGGACTTCAGCACCTACCCGGAATACAA CTACTGCCTGGGCATGTCGATCATCGCGCTCCTGTACGCCACGGCGCAGCTGCTGCGCGACGCGCACAGGCTCAGCTCTGGCCGGGACCTCGTCGCCGGGCGGAAGGCGGCCGCCGTCCTCGACTTCGCCGGAGATCAG GTGGTGGCGTACTCGTTGATTTCTGGCTTGTCCGCGGCGGCGCCGGTGACGGACTACATGCGCCAGGCCGCCGACAACCTGTTCAACGACTCGGCCGCGGCCGCCATTAGcctcgccttcttcgccttcttggCCATCGGCCTCTCTGCCCTCATCTCTGGGTACAATCTTTCCCTAGAAGCCCTTGTTTAG